The genomic interval AAGGCGATCCCGAATCATCTTCAGGATAACAAAGGACTCCCTCTCCCGTTCCTCCAGGTCACCTGTGATATAGACGATCGTTTCCCGGTAGTCCGGCATAAATATCTTGGAGAGTGCGTTGCATCGCCGTTGGGTCTTGCGAAGCTCCAGGGCCAGCCGCATCACGGCATTTTCCAGCTCTGCCAATTCCGCGATCAGGGGAA from Syntrophorhabdaceae bacterium carries:
- a CDS encoding V-type ATP synthase subunit D, with the protein product PLIAELAELENAVMRLALELRKTQRRCNALSKIFMPDYRETIVYITGDLEERERESFVILKMIRDRLEQPPSGNT